The following nucleotide sequence is from Thermostaphylospora chromogena.
CGAGCACGTACGAGGTGATCAGCCTGCCGGACGACATCGCGTCCCGTCTGGAGGGCAAGTCGAGCCTGGGCAGGCTCGGACTGCTGACCCATTCGACGGCGGGGTTCATCGATCCGGGGTTCGAGGGGCATGTCACGTTGGAGCTGTCGAACGTGGCGACCCTGCCGATCAAGCTGTGGCCGGGGATGAAGATCGGTCAGCTGTGCATGTTCCGGCTCAGCTCGCCGGCGCAGCATCCGTACGGCTCGGAGAAGTACGGCTCCCGCTACCAGGGACAGCGCGGTCCGACGCCGTCGCGGTCGTATCTGAACTTCCACCGCACGCGGATAGACCAGTCGAGGCCGTGCGAATGAGGCCTGGGAGGGTCTTGCCGCCGGGGGAGAGGGTGCCGCGACGGGTGGTTCCCGAGGAGGAGTCCGCGAGCCCGCGGCACGGCCGTGGGCGGAGTTAGGGATGGGAGGAACGGTCCACCTCTGACGGATTCTCGAGGATGGGCTTTCAGGAGTCCCTGCACGGGGCGTCGGCGGGTCTTCGAGGCTCTCCGGGCGGCCTGTCGGCGGGGTTCCGGGCGGTCGCCGGCGCGCTTCCGGGCTCTCCGGAGTGTCCGGTGGGGTGGCGATCAGGCGTCGGCGAGGGTTGTGAGGATTCCGGGCATACGTCCATCAGGTCACAACTGACCGTCAGGACCACAGGTAGTGCCGCAAAAGGGACTTAGAGGGGTGTCAAGGATCACCGTGAGGGTAGCGACAAAGAGAAGGGCGGGTTGCATCCTGGTATGCGGACACCGAAGTTCGCATATCCACTGGTAACCCTTACTCTTCTCTGCGGACTATCCCCGCACTTCTGGAGAACGAACGTGCGCTTGCGTCTCACACCTCGTGAGGACAGCTACTACGACTTGTTCGCCGACTCGGCGAACAACATCGTCTCCGCTTCCCGCCTGCTAGTGGAGATCATCAGCGACGGTTCCGACCGAGTAGCGCTCGCCGAGAGGATGCGCGCCTGTGAGCATGCGGGTGACGAGCGCACCCATGCGATCATGCGGCGTCTCAATGAGAGTTTCATCACCCCCTTCGACCGTGAGGACATCTACCGCCTCGCCTCGAACCTCGACGATGTGATGGATTACATGGAGGCGGCGGCGGACCTCATCGTCCTCTACCAGATCGAGCACCTGCCCAAAGAAGTCATCCGGCAGGTCGAGGTGCTGGAGCGGGCGTCCGAGCTGACGGCCGAGGCCATGCCGCGGCTTCGGTCGATGAAGAACCTCAACGAGTACTGGATCGAGATCAACCGGCTGGAGAACCAGGCGGACCAGATCTACCGTCGTCTGTTGGCCAAGCTGTTCGGCGGCGAGTACGACGCGCTCACGGTGCTCAAGATGAAAGAGGTCATCGATCAGCTGGAGATGGCCGCCGACGCGTTCGAGCACGTCGCGAACACGATCGAGTCGATCGCGCTCAAGGAAAGCTAAGTGGAGCTCGCACTCGTCATCGGCGTCATCGTCGTGGCGCTGGTCTTCGACTACACCAACGGTTTCCACGACGCGGCGAATGCGATCGCGACGTCGGTTTCGACCCGGGCCCTGACCCCCAGAGCCGCCCTGTTCATGGCGGCGGCGATGAACTTCCTCGGCGCGCATCTCGGTACCGAGGTCGCCCAGACGGTGGGGTCGGGCATCATCGATCCGCCCGATGGCACCCACGGGCTGGTCATCGTCGGTTCGGGGTTGGTCGGCGCGATCACCTGGAACATCATCACGTGGTACTTCGGGCTGCCCTCCTCCAGCAGTCATGCGCTCATCGGCGGTCTGGTCGGCGCGGCCCTGGCGGCGTCGGCCGTGGTGCACTGGGACGGGGTCGTCGCGAAAGTAGTGATTCCGATGATCCTATCGCCGGTGGTCGGCTTCAGCTTGGGCGCGGCCATCATGATAGCGATCTATTGGATCTTCCGCCGGTCTCAACCGGGAAAGATCGGCCGGGGTTTCCGGCACGCCCAGACGGTCTCGGCCGCGGCCATGGCCCTCGGCCACGGTCTGCAGGACGCGCAGAAGACGATGGGTGTGATCTTCCTGGCCCTGGTGGTCGGCGGGTACGTCGACGCGGGCGATCCGATCCCGCAGTGGGTGATCTTCGCAGCGGCGGCGGCGATCTCGCTGGGCACGTACGCCGGTGGCTGGCGCATCATGCGCACGCTGGGTAGGCGGATCATCGCTCTGGATTCACCGCAGGGGTTCGCGGCCGAGACGGCGGCGGCGAGCGTCCTGTACGGCGCGGCGATGGGCTTCGGCGCGCCGATCTCCACCACCCACACCATCACCAGCGCGATCATGGGGGTGGGCGCCACCAAGCGCCTGTCCGCGGTCCGCTGGGGGGTGGCCGGAAACATCGTCATGGCGTGGGTCCTGACGATCCCGGCGGCGGCGCTGGTGGCAGGCGTGTGTTACCTGGGGATGCACCTGGTCCTGGAGTGACGCGCTCCGGACCGGGCGCGGTTCAGCCCTTCCGGTACATGACGTCGGTGTCCCAGCGGGTGAAACCCAGCCGCTCGTAGAGCCGGATGGCGGGCGTGTTGGTCTCGTCCACGTACAGCATCACCTGGGTGAGGCCGCGCGCCCGCAGGTGCCGCAGCCCGACGAGGGTGAGCGCCTTGCCCAGGCCGGTGCCCTGCTCATCGGGGTCCACGCCCACGACGTAGACCTCGCCGATCGGTTCGTGCGCGTGCTCGCCGTCACCGTGGACCTTGGTCCAGTGGAAGCCGGCGAGCCGGCCGTCCCGTTCGGCGAGGAAGAAGCCCTCGGGGTCGAACCACGATTCCTGTTCGCGGCGTTTGAGGTCGTCGAGCGTCCACGCGCCCTGTTCGGGGTGGAAGGCGAAGGCGCGGGCGTTGAGCGCGAGCCAGGCCTGCTCGTCCTGGCCGGGCCGGAAGGTGCGCACCCGTACGCCGGCCGGTATCTCCCGGTCCGGGATGGGCTCGGTCAGGGATCGGCGCATCCGCCACAGGGCGCGCATCCGGTCAAAGCCGGTGGCGGCGGCGAGCCGTGCCGCGGCGGGCAGGTCGCCGTGCGCCCACAGCCGCAGCCTGCCCTCGGTCTTGCCGAGTACGGTCTCCAGGAGCGTGCGGCCGTAGCCGCGGCGCCGGAAGTCCGGGTGGACCACCAGTTCGCCGCTGGGGCCCTCGACGACGTCGGTGGGATCGACGTGCGCGTACCCGGCGAGGTGGGAGTCGACGTAAAGGAGCGCGGAGCGGGCCTGCTCGTCGCCGCCGTAGCGGAGGTGGAGCATGACGTGTTCGTTCAGCGGCCGCACTCCGTCCGCTTCGGTCGCCGCCTCCACGACCGCCAGAACAGCGGCCACCTCTCGCTGGTCGAGCCTGCCTTTGTACTCCACACGTACGTTCATGACCGCAGCCTAGGAGGGGCGTCGGAGGCCGTCGGCGGGGAGGGGGTGAATCGTTACCTCGCGGCCATTGTGTGCAAAACAACTGACCTTAATGTCGTGGGGCATGATCCCACGTTCCTCCAGGCGGATGGTTGCCGCCGCCGCCGTGGCGGTGACCTGCACCGCCTTCGCGTTCGCACCGTCCACCGCGGCGACGGCGACTGCCGGAGACGCCGTCCAGCCCGCCCACGCGGCCCCGGGATGGCCCGGTGAGCCCGGCAAACCTGACAGACCGGGGAAGCCGGGGCACGGTGCGACCGTTCCCGTCCGGCTCGTCGCCGTCAACGACTTCCACGGCAACCTCGAACCGCCGTCCGGCTCCAGCGGCACCATCGTGGATGAGAGCGGCCAGACGGTGGAGGCGGGCGGCGCCGCCTACATGGCCGCCCACCTCAAACGGCTCGCCACCGACGGCACCATCGTCGTGGGCGCCGGCGACCTGATCGGCGCGACCCCGCTGGTCTCCGCCGCCTACCACGACGAGCCCACCGTCGAGCTGCTCGGCAAGCTGGGCATGAGGTTCTCCTCGGTGGGCAACCACGAGTTCGACGAGGGGTACCGGGAGCTGCTGCGCGTCATGAAGGGCGGCTGCCACCCCGAGGACGGCTGCTCTCCCGCCGGCAGGTGGCGCGGCGCCGCGTTCGACTACCTCGGCGCGAACGTGCGTTTCAAGAAGGCCCCGAACGTGCCCGCCGTCGCCCCGTACGCCATCAAGCGGATCAACGGGGTGCGGGTCGGCTTCATCGGGCTCGTCACGAAGACCACGCCGTCGATCGTGACCACGGAGGGCATCAAAGACCTGACATTCGTGGACGAGGTCGAGGCCGCGAACCGCGCCTCCCGGGAACTGCGGCGGCTCGGTGTCAAGGCGCAGGTCGTGCTGGTGCACGAGGGCGACCAGATCAACATCGGCCAGAGCCCCGACGCCTGTCCGGTGATCCCCGGGCCCGGTATGCGGATCGCCGAGGGCATCACCTCCGACGTCGACCTGATCATCATGGGGCACTCGCACCAGGCCTACATCTGCAAGACGACCGACCCCGCCGGTCAGGCGCGGTACGTCACCCAGGGATCCTCCTTCGGCCGTGTGCTCACCCGGATCGACTTCGAGATCGACCGGCGGACCAAGGACGTCGTGCGCTCCTCGGTGACCGCCGACAACCACGTCGTCACCCGCGACGTCGCTCCCGACCCGGAGATCGTCGAGTTCGTGCAGACCTGGAAGGAGCGGGTCGCCGAGGTCGAGAACCGGCAGGTCGGCGCCATCACCGCCGACATCACCCGGAGTCCGGCGCCCTCCGGAGAGACGGCCTTGGGCAACCTGATCGCCGACGCCCAGCTGGAGGCCACCCGTGAGGGCGGCGGCGCGCAGATCGCGCTGATGAACCCCGGAGGCGTGCGCGCCGACCTGACCTACGCGCCCGACGGGGTCGTCACCTACGGCGAGGCGTTCACCGTGCAGCCGTTCAACAACCTGATGCAGGTCGTCACGTTGACCGGCGCACAGCTCGACGCGCTGCTGGAGCAGCAGTACGAGGTGAACAGGGTGCTGCAGCCTTCGGCGTCGCTCACCTACACCGTCAGCGCCTCGGCGCCGGTCGGCTCCAAGGTGTCGAACATCGCGATCAACGGTACGCCGGTGACCGAGGACCAGCAGATCAGGGTCGCCGCCAACAACTTCCTTGTCGGTGGCGGCGACGGGTTCACGGTCTTCACGCAGGGCACCGACCTGTGGAGCGGACCGCTGGACCTGGACGCGTTCGTGAACTACCTCCAGGCGCACTCACCGGTGTCTCCGCCGGAACTGAACCGGATCACGGTCGTGCCCTGATCCGCGTCCCCGCCGCGTGGCGGGAGGCCGTACGTCTGCGCCGGGCCGGTCCCCGCCGGGGGTCGGCCCGCCGTACGGCGCGGTCTCAGCGGCGGGCGGGCTCCCGCTCGTCGGTGGCGTTGGACTCGCCACGGTCGGGGACGAAGCGGTAGCCGACGTTGCGCACGGTGCCGATCAGGGACTCGTGATCGGCTCCGAGCTTGGCGCGCAGGCGACGCACGTGCACGTCGACCGTGCGGGTGCCGCCGAAGTAGTCGTACCCCCAGACCTCCTGCAGCAGCTGGGCGCGGGTGAACACCCTGCCGGGGTGCTGGGCGAGGTACTTCAGCAGCTCGAACTCCTT
It contains:
- a CDS encoding inorganic phosphate transporter produces the protein MELALVIGVIVVALVFDYTNGFHDAANAIATSVSTRALTPRAALFMAAAMNFLGAHLGTEVAQTVGSGIIDPPDGTHGLVIVGSGLVGAITWNIITWYFGLPSSSSHALIGGLVGAALAASAVVHWDGVVAKVVIPMILSPVVGFSLGAAIMIAIYWIFRRSQPGKIGRGFRHAQTVSAAAMALGHGLQDAQKTMGVIFLALVVGGYVDAGDPIPQWVIFAAAAAISLGTYAGGWRIMRTLGRRIIALDSPQGFAAETAAASVLYGAAMGFGAPISTTHTITSAIMGVGATKRLSAVRWGVAGNIVMAWVLTIPAAALVAGVCYLGMHLVLE
- a CDS encoding bifunctional metallophosphatase/5'-nucleotidase, with protein sequence MIPRSSRRMVAAAAVAVTCTAFAFAPSTAATATAGDAVQPAHAAPGWPGEPGKPDRPGKPGHGATVPVRLVAVNDFHGNLEPPSGSSGTIVDESGQTVEAGGAAYMAAHLKRLATDGTIVVGAGDLIGATPLVSAAYHDEPTVELLGKLGMRFSSVGNHEFDEGYRELLRVMKGGCHPEDGCSPAGRWRGAAFDYLGANVRFKKAPNVPAVAPYAIKRINGVRVGFIGLVTKTTPSIVTTEGIKDLTFVDEVEAANRASRELRRLGVKAQVVLVHEGDQINIGQSPDACPVIPGPGMRIAEGITSDVDLIIMGHSHQAYICKTTDPAGQARYVTQGSSFGRVLTRIDFEIDRRTKDVVRSSVTADNHVVTRDVAPDPEIVEFVQTWKERVAEVENRQVGAITADITRSPAPSGETALGNLIADAQLEATREGGGAQIALMNPGGVRADLTYAPDGVVTYGEAFTVQPFNNLMQVVTLTGAQLDALLEQQYEVNRVLQPSASLTYTVSASAPVGSKVSNIAINGTPVTEDQQIRVAANNFLVGGGDGFTVFTQGTDLWSGPLDLDAFVNYLQAHSPVSPPELNRITVVP
- the dcd gene encoding dCTP deaminase, which codes for MLLSDGDILAEIKAGRVRIDPFDPEMIQPSSIDVRLDRYFRVFENHRYPHIDPSVEQPDLTRLVQPDGDEPFILHPGEFVLASTYEVISLPDDIASRLEGKSSLGRLGLLTHSTAGFIDPGFEGHVTLELSNVATLPIKLWPGMKIGQLCMFRLSSPAQHPYGSEKYGSRYQGQRGPTPSRSYLNFHRTRIDQSRPCE
- a CDS encoding DUF47 domain-containing protein, with translation MRLRLTPREDSYYDLFADSANNIVSASRLLVEIISDGSDRVALAERMRACEHAGDERTHAIMRRLNESFITPFDREDIYRLASNLDDVMDYMEAAADLIVLYQIEHLPKEVIRQVEVLERASELTAEAMPRLRSMKNLNEYWIEINRLENQADQIYRRLLAKLFGGEYDALTVLKMKEVIDQLEMAADAFEHVANTIESIALKES
- the mshD gene encoding mycothiol synthase is translated as MNVRVEYKGRLDQREVAAVLAVVEAATEADGVRPLNEHVMLHLRYGGDEQARSALLYVDSHLAGYAHVDPTDVVEGPSGELVVHPDFRRRGYGRTLLETVLGKTEGRLRLWAHGDLPAAARLAAATGFDRMRALWRMRRSLTEPIPDREIPAGVRVRTFRPGQDEQAWLALNARAFAFHPEQGAWTLDDLKRREQESWFDPEGFFLAERDGRLAGFHWTKVHGDGEHAHEPIGEVYVVGVDPDEQGTGLGKALTLVGLRHLRARGLTQVMLYVDETNTPAIRLYERLGFTRWDTDVMYRKG